The Scomber scombrus chromosome 19, fScoSco1.1, whole genome shotgun sequence DNA window TTCAAGAACTGGAATAATGTTGGGTTTCATTTCATACTTTTTAAGGAACTGAACACAGTCCTGGTGTCCATATATTTCAGCTATCCGTATAGGCTTGTCTCCACTGCGGTCCTCCTTGTCTATGGGAGCATGGAGGGAGTGCAGCAGCCGCAGTACAGCTAGTCGGCCAGATTCTGCAGCAAAGTGAGCAGAAGTCCATCCATACTCTGTCCTTAGACATGGCCTGGCTCCATGCTCAATGAGGATCCGGACTGTTTCTGTATGTCCTGTGAAAAAGTCATCATAGTAAAATATGACATGTACCTTTTTAGAGagggcaaggcaaggcaaggcaaggcaaggcaaggcaaggcaaggcagctttaattacatagcgcatttcatacacaatggcaattcaatgtgctttacttaaaacaaacatttaacagtaagaattggaaatttaaaaaaaacatgaaaacatgcaatttgagaaattaaaaaaaaaaaaaaaaaaaaaaaaaaaaaaatacccccccccccctattaataaaacaaagtgaGGCAAAAGAGAGGGTTTTTTCATTATAGGCACACTGATTCATCAATTAGTGaagatttaatattttctctgttttatatcattttaaattaaatacctTTGGCTTTGGGACATGTTTGGGCTCTGGGAACTTATGAACATTTTTCAAGATTTTGACATATTATAAACTCAGATACTCAACAGGAGGGAGGGTTAATTGttaatgaaagtaatcattaaTAGTTGAagctcaattaaaaaaacacgaTTGGAACAAATCACTAAAAAATTTACTGAACggtattttaataaaaagaacGGGTATTGATGTTTTCAGTTTATATGCTCAGGCATATATGCTCAGTTCTAGTCTTATGGAAAGCACAAAAATATGTAGTGTGccataataaaaataactaacTTGGTTCCTTTGTTCCATTAATGTGTGAAGCTGTGCAATCTTAGGTCTTCTTAAACACCCATTTTGGTTTTTATTAAGCTAATACTATAACAAAAgtcaacaacagcagcatctGAGTGGTGACACTAGTGACATTTGAAACCTGCATCAGGTGGAAAAATGATACTGTAACATTTCTACCTCTACCTTTGGCTGCAGCCCAGTGGAGTGGTGTCTTGTAGCTCCAGTCAAGGTCTCTCTGATTGGGGTTGCATCTATTTTGCCTCAAAATCTCCTCAACTCGATCAAAGTCCCCTGCGGCTGCTGCCTGGTGCAACTCTGACATGGTGTGACACGTGTCGCCTAGCAACAGTTGACCAACACAACATGCCGCAAAGATCCTGGATCTGAATCTGTAAACAGTaatgctgccacctgctgtcaGTGAGAGGAGGAATAAACCCAGGTGTGTCTCTTGTaggctaaaaaaacaaaaaaaaattggataCATAACTTCATCTATTTAACCTGAAAAGCAGTGCAATACCTTTATGTTTGGTCTTTCCAATGCCTGAACACTGGTATTAAATACACTCTACATATTGCACGGACAGCATTTAAACCTAATTAAACTTTACCTCCTGCCCTAGACAGTAATCTAAACCCCCtaaggaaagaatgaaaataaatacgATATTTAGAAAACTGCAATGGCAATAAATCCCTTACAGctcaagagaaaataagaatatttttGCAATGCCATCCTGAGACTGAGTACCAACAAACAGGGATTTAACTTGCTTCATGACAGATGTACACAGATTTATTGCAAGATTTTACTTTGAATGGGCCAAATAGACCTGCATAATGAGAAATGGGAATCAgacatgaatattaatattgatCGACCTTTGGCCAGATTTGTGTCAAGAAAGTGGGTCAGCTAATACTAGAATGATATTACTTCCTTATAAGCACCTCTACAGTGATCCAAAACTATCAGAGATCTGTCTCTAAAGTAGAATTAAGACCCACAACTTTGTTGATTGGgaaatgtttataaatgtgtcATGTCTAAAGAAActaactttatttgttaaaacTGTGCTCTCGCAATCTGTCTACAGTTTCATCAGTCCCAGAAATTAACATTGTCCCAACTGTAAACATAGAAATGGATATAGGCTAATTGAATATTTAAAGATCAGCAAtagaaatgttataaaaaaatgttatcatcGTCCAACTTCTAAAATCTCTTTATAGCATCTCTTCTCATCTAaggaactttttttgtttgaacgTTCAATGCTATTTTTCAGGTTTTAGATTCAATATCATAATGGATATCATCACTTTCATCTCAACATGAGCCCAGTTAAAACTCAACATTGTGTAAGGCTGAAGAGAAAGAAGCCTATTATTCCCTGTTCCACTGAAAAGACAAGAATTATCTGTTCAAAGATGTACaatccattaaaataaataggTTACACTAATTCATTTATCCACACAAGGGCATTTATTAATACAGTGTCACAATGGGAAAAGCTcaatttcatttgtttaaatgtagaCTTAGTAAAATTTCTAACAAGGAAAACATACTACATAGTCTGTTCAAAAAACATTGCTGTTGTGTCACAAAAGGCTTTCTCCACAGCAGTTTATATGGATCCAATcctggaaaaataaaagacataacattttgaaaacatgaaatataagtcctttcatgcattttaatatATGGGGATATACTTTGTGATAACTGTATGACATGTATTACAGTACATGCctaaatgttaataattcacCCATCAGTTGTTTGCTATTATTGAAAAGGTTGTTACTGTAGTAGCAGAACCCTCATTTGTCCTAAAGAGGACTAATTGCAGGAGAAGAACCTTTTAAGTCATACCATTCAGTTGATGGCTTTTTGATGATTTTAAACCCCAGCACAATCGTCTATGGTCCTGGTTTCATCCTGGTTGACTAAAGATGAGAGATCAAATGGAATTAAAAATCACATCCATAAAGAAAAATCTAAGTTACAAACAAGACTTTCAAAAACATGACACCAAGTCAACTAACCAGAATCTGGACTTTCTGCCAAGGTATGGTCTGTTGGAAATCCTTTCCAGTATTTCTCCATCGCTGTATTCACAACCACTCCTTCACATTCAATGTCCACTGCATACTGGGGAAATGCCATCTCTGAATGATCATCCATGTTGAACACTGACACTTTTAGTGGGTTGTCAACCAGAAGGTTGTAGAAGTCATCGTAAACTTTGTCATCCCAGGAGCCCTTGGACTCCTCAAATCCATTCAAGGAGCACAGAAATGCCTGAGGAG harbors:
- the LOC134000964 gene encoding ankyrin repeat domain-containing protein 66, with amino-acid sequence MSELHQAAAAGDFDRVEEILRQNRCNPNQRDLDWSYKTPLHWAAAKGHTETVRILIEHGARPCLRTEYGWTSAHFAAESGRLAVLRLLHSLHAPIDKEDRSGDKPIRIAEIYGHQDCVQFLKKAETECQAYRKMAAQKGISVDDTDEEWAEQGKENEENRILPHD